A genomic segment from Nicotiana sylvestris chromosome 1, ASM39365v2, whole genome shotgun sequence encodes:
- the LOC104222578 gene encoding LRR receptor kinase BAK1, translating to MGSLSFLSPIFLFILILAYPQQRVFSDPIVTKTPLSLLMSIKASLDPKNLILSSWSANATDPCNGSFEGIACNELGQVVNISLQGKDLSGKIPPEIGQLQSLSGLYLHFNKLHGVVPKEIANLTQLSDLYLNVNNLSGVIPTEVGNMSNLQVLQLCYNQLTGSIPNQIGALKKLSVLALQVNQLTGAIPASLGDLEMLTRLDLSFNNFFGSIPVKLANAPKLEVLDIRNNTLSGNVPLALKRLNEGFQYANNPDLCGIEFSSLKLCTVSGLNQNRPQPFQPGSNRLPTKDIPESANVQAKQMSQSRKSQTAVVVGVIALFVAVAVTGLFTFSWYRRRKQKIGGTLDSSDRRLSTDEVKEVSRRSASPLISLEYSNGWDPLGKGRGGSAFSQEVFESFMFNLDEVESATLYFSEANLLGKSNFTAVYKGTLRDGSSVAIKCISKTSCKSDETEFLKGLKLLTSLKHENLLRLRGFCCSKGRGECFLIYDFVPNGNLLQYLDVKDGKGKVLDWSTRLHIIKGVARGIQYLHGNKGNKPALVHRNISAEKVLIDQRYNPLLSDSGLPKLLADDIVFSTLKESAAMGYLAPEYTTTGRFTEKSDLYAFGVIIFQILSGKRRITHSNHQGAELCRYEDFIDPKLGGNFVEAEAVQMAKVALLCTQESPNQRPNIEIVMQELNDLISTKS from the exons ATGggttctctctcttttctctccccCATTTTCTTATTCATCTTAATCCTAGCATACCCACAACAAAGAGTTTTTTCTGATCCCATTGTTACTAAAACTCCTTTATCTTTACTAATGAGTATTAAAGCTTCTTTGGACCCAAAAAATCTCATTCTTTCATCATGGTCAGCGAATGCTACTGACCCATGCAATGGTTCTTTTGAAGGTATAGCTTGTAATGAGCTTGGTCAAGTTGTTAACATTTCTTTGCAAGGCAAAGATCTTAGTGGGAAAATACCACCTGAGATTGGTCAGCTTCAGAGCTTGTCTGGGTTGTACTTGCACTTCAACAAGCTACATGGTGTTGTACCTAAAGAAATTGCTAACTTAACTCAGCTCTCAGATTTGTATCTCAATGTGAATAATCTCTCTGGTGTTATTCCTACTGAGGTTGGAAATATGTCTAATCTTCAAG TGTTGCAACTATGCTATAACCAGTTGACTGGAAGCATACCCAATCAAATTGGGGCTCTGAAGAAGCTCAGTGTTCTTGCTTTGCAAGTCAATCAGTTAACTGGAGCAATTCCTGCAAGCTTGGGAGACTTGGAGATGTTAACCAGACTTGACTTGAGCTTCAATAATTTCTTCGGGTCGATTCCAGTAAAACTGGCTAATGCTCCTAAGCTAGAAGTTCTTGATATCAGAAATAATACCCTCTCTGGCAATGTCCCTCTAG CCTTAAAGAGACTGAATGAAGGATTTCAGTATGCAAACAACCCGGATTTATGTGGAATTGAATTTTCTTCATTGAAACTTTGCACTGTTTCTGGTCTAAACCAAAATAGACCACAACCATTTCAACCTGGTTCAAATCGTCTCCCGACAAAAGACATCCCAGAGTCTGCTAATGTGCAAGCAAAACAAATGAGTCAGTCTAGAAAATCACAAACTGCTGTGGTTGTTGGTGTTATTGCACTTTTTGTTGCAGTAGCAGTAACTGGGCTTTTCACATTTTCATGGTACCGCCGTCGGAAACAGAAAATTGGAGGTACTCTTGATTCTTCTGATAGGCGACTGAGTACTGATGAGGTGAAGGAGGTCTCTAGAAGAAGCGCGTCGCCCCTCATCAGCCTGGAGTATTCCAATGGGTGGGATCCTTTGGGCAAAGGTCGAGGTGGAAGTGCTTTCTCTCAGGAAGTATTTGAGAGCTTTATGTTCAATTTGGATGAAGTTGAGTCTGCTACACTGTATTTTTCAGAGGCAAATTTGTTAGGCAAGAGTAATTTCACAGCCGTTTATAAAGGGACACTGAGGGATGGGTCTTCTGTTGCTATTAAGTGCATTTCGAAGACTAGCTGCAAGTCTGATGAAACTGAATTTCTCAAGGGACTAAAGCTCTTAACTTCATTGAAACATGAAAATCTTCTGAGGTTGAGAGGCTTTTGCTGTTCAAAAGGCAGGGGAGAGTGCTTTCTGATCTATGATTTTGTCCCCAATGGAAATTTGTTGCAGTACCTTGACGTGAAGGATGGAAAAGGAAAGGTCCTCGATTGGTCTACcagacttcacataatcaaaggCGTTGCCAGAG GTATTCAGTATTTGCATGGAAACAAGGGAAACAAACCTGCTCTAGTCCATAGAAATATATCAGCTGAAAAAGTACTCATTGACCAGCGTTACAACCCATTGCTCTCAGATTCTGGTCTGCCAAAACTACTTGCAGATGACATAGTCTTCTCAACGCTCAAGGAAAGTGCTGCAATGGGCTACCTAGCTCCCGAGTATACAACCACCGGCAGGTTCACTGAAAAGAGTGATCTCTACGCATTTGGTGTGATTATATTTCAGATTCTCTCCGGAAAGCGCAGAATCACCCACTCGAACCATCAAGGGGCAGAGTTGTGCAGATACGAAGACTTCATTGATCCAAAACTTGGGGGCAATTTTGTAGAAGCTGAGGCAGTCCAGATGGCAAAGGTTGCTTTACTTTGCACTCAAGAGTCACCAAATCAGAGGCCAAACATTGAAATCGTCATGCAAGAACTGAATGATCTAATCTCCACCAAGTCGTGA
- the LOC104222579 gene encoding pentatricopeptide repeat-containing protein At2g45350, chloroplastic, with translation MLLLVANSSQAWNLTHPTLTFSQKCKTQVDIDQIHARLITTGLVKNPFLTTKLILKFSSSPHTPIVEFARFLFFSDNFFCSKRNQGDPFLWNVIMKSFSHGNDPYKAFEVFCLMLENGVFVDEYSLSIVLKACSRMGFVKCGMQVHGLLRKLGFGSDLFLQNCLISMYVRCGCVDYGHQMFDRMLMRDSVSYNTMIDGYVKCGMLDVACCLFDFMPAEMRNLVSWNAMLTGYVKLDKGFDIAWELFDKMPKRDLVSWNLMLCCCVKSGNVEKATALFDVMPKKDVVSWAIMVDGYAKIGKVDVARRFFDDMPERDVISCNAIMAGYVKNSHYLESLKVFHDMLRESSLAPDSTSLLIALSAVAELGYIDEGIALHCYVEEHGFLVAGKLGVALIDMYAKCGSVDSAMGLFNDIQEKTVDHWNAMIGGLAIHGFGDLAFQLFMEMERLSLEIDDITFIAVLNACGHSGLVKEGMICFEIMRRAHHMEPKLQHYGCMVDILSRAGHVEEAIKFVNEMPIYPNDVVWRTLLSSCRNQEDIHIGDEMDKHLVGLNSHNSSSYVLLSNIYAQFGKWDYVRRVRTIMKERDLKKIVGSSRIELQGIVHEFSVGDKSHDQVEEIYSTLQMVCV, from the coding sequence ATGCTTCTTCTTGTAGCAAATTCAAGCCAAGCATGGAACTTAACACATCCAACACTTACTTTCTCCCAGAAATGCAAAACGCAAGTGGACATTGATCAAATTCATGCCCGATTGATAACCACAGGACTTGTGAAAAATCCATTTTTGACCACAAAACTTATCTTGAAATTCTCTTCTTCACCTCACACGCCCATTGTTGAATTTGCacgttttctcttcttttctgaTAATTTCTTTTGTTCAAAGCGAAACCAAGGAGACCCATTTCTTTGGAATGTAATAATGAAGTCTTTTTCGCATGGAAATGACCCATATAAGGCTTTTGAAGTGTTTTGTTTGATGCTTGAAAATGGGGTTTTTGTGGATGAGTACTCGTTATCTATAGTGTTGAAAGCTTGTTCTAGGATGGGTTTTGTTAAGTGTGGAATGCAGGTTCATGGACTATTGAGGAAACTAGGATTTGGGTCTGATTTGTTTTTGCAGAATTGTTTGATTTCTATGTATGTGAGGTGTGGGTGTGTTGACTATGGTCACCAAATGTTTGATAGAATGTTGATGAGAGACTCCGTTTCGTATAATACCATGATTGATGGATATGTGAAATGTGGAATGCTGGATGTTGCTtgctgtttgtttgattttatgCCAGCGGAGATGAGGAATTTGGTTTCTTGGAATGCTATGCTCACTGGGTATGTCAAATTGGACAAGGGGTTTGACATTGCTTGGGAGCTTTTTGATAAAATGCCCAAACGGGATTTGGTTTCTTGGAATTTGATGCTTTGTTGTTGTGTGAAAAGTGGGAATGTTGAAAAGGCTACTGCTTTGTTTGATGTGATGCCGAAGAAGGATGTCGTCAGCTGGGCTATAATGGTAGATGGGTATGCGAAAATTGGTAAGGTTGATGTTGCAAGACGCTTCTTTGATGACATGCCTGAAAGGGATGTGATTTCTTGCAATGCAATTATGGCTGGGTATGTGAAGAACAGCCACTACCTTGAATCGTTGAAAGTGTTTCATGATATGCTAAGAGAGAGTAGCCTGGCTCCTGATAGTACCAGTCTGTTGATTGCACTTTCTGCAGTTGCAGAATTAGGTTACATCGATGAAGGGATTGCCCTACACTGTTACGTAGAGGAGCATGGGTTTCTTGTGGCTGGAAAGCTTGGTGTCGCTTTGATAGACATGTATGCGAAATGTGGCAGTGTAGATAGTGCAATGGGCCTGTTCAATGATATCCAAGAAAAAACCGTTGATCACTGGAATGCTATGATTGGTGGATTGGCCATTCATGGCTTTGGGGACCTAGCTTTCCAATTGTTCATGGAGATGGAGAGACTTTCATTAGAGATAGATGATATCACATTTATCGCAGTTTTGAATGCTTGTGGCCATTCTGGACTGGTAAAGGAAGGGATGATCTGTTTCGAAATCATGAGAAGGGCACATCATATGGAACCTAAGCTACAGCATTATGGATGCATGGTTGACATCCTTAGCCGAGCAGGGCATGTGGAGGAGGCCATAAAATTTGTCAATGAAATGCCAATCTATCCTAATGATGTAGTTTGGCGAACGTTGCTAAGTTCATGTAGGAATCAAGAAGACATCCACATTGGAGACGAAATGGATAAGCATTTAGTTGGACTAAATTCTCATAATTCAAGTTCCTACGTGCTTTTGTCTAACATATATGCTCAATTTGGTAAGTGGGACTATGTTAGAAGGGTTCGGACAATAATGAAAGAAAGGGACCTGAAGAAAATTGTTGGCAGCAGTAGGATTGAGCTTCAAGGAATTGTCCACGAGTTCTCTGTGGGAGACAAATCCCATGATCAAGTTGAAGAGATCTATTCCACATTACAGATGGTTTGCGTGTAG